A single Ignavibacteriales bacterium DNA region contains:
- a CDS encoding tryptophanase: MKTIIEPFKIKSVEPIRFTTRPEREKILETAGYNPFLIHADDVMIDLLTDSGTSAMSANQWAGIMKGDESYAGSKSFYAFESKVKEITGLTNIIPTHQGRAAEKILFSILGGKGKYFAANTFFDTTRANIEYTGAEAFDFLTEVGKHPEQRADFKGDIDLPALEAFIKEKGPEHIPLVMLTITNNSGGGQPVSMKNIEETSRICKKYGIPLYIDACRFAENAWFIKKREPGFADMSIPDICRMMFSFCQGATMSAKKDALVNIGGFLALNNDELALQCRNLLIVTEGFPTYGGLAGRDLEAIAIGLDEVMDEHYLQYRVRSVEYLGEKLVAAGIPIIEPPGGHAIYIDAKRFLPDIPPHHYPGQSIVCALYLEGGVRSVEIGSVMFGKYAPDGSLISPPMELVRLAIPRRVYTQSHVDFLIEVIMEVYNKRHQLRGYAITWEAPILRHFTATFKPL; this comes from the coding sequence ATGAAGACCATCATTGAACCATTCAAAATAAAATCCGTCGAGCCAATCCGCTTTACCACACGCCCGGAGCGGGAAAAAATCCTGGAAACCGCCGGATACAATCCCTTTCTCATCCATGCTGATGATGTAATGATTGACCTCCTTACTGACAGCGGCACTTCAGCCATGAGCGCTAATCAGTGGGCGGGTATTATGAAAGGTGATGAGTCCTATGCCGGCTCAAAAAGTTTTTACGCCTTTGAAAGCAAGGTTAAAGAGATAACAGGATTAACCAATATCATCCCGACGCATCAGGGACGCGCTGCTGAAAAAATCCTCTTCTCCATCCTCGGCGGCAAAGGTAAATATTTTGCGGCTAACACCTTCTTTGACACCACACGGGCTAACATCGAATATACCGGCGCTGAAGCGTTTGATTTTCTTACCGAAGTAGGCAAACATCCCGAACAGCGTGCTGACTTCAAAGGAGATATAGATCTCCCTGCACTTGAGGCCTTTATCAAAGAAAAAGGCCCGGAACATATTCCCCTTGTTATGCTTACCATTACGAACAACTCAGGCGGCGGACAGCCGGTCTCAATGAAGAATATTGAGGAGACCTCGCGGATCTGCAAAAAGTATGGCATCCCTTTATATATAGATGCCTGCCGTTTTGCCGAGAATGCATGGTTCATCAAAAAACGGGAACCCGGCTTTGCTGATATGTCCATCCCCGATATCTGCCGCATGATGTTCTCCTTCTGCCAGGGAGCAACCATGAGCGCAAAAAAAGACGCGCTGGTGAATATCGGCGGCTTTCTGGCGCTTAATAATGATGAACTGGCATTGCAGTGCCGTAATCTGCTGATTGTTACCGAGGGATTTCCCACTTATGGCGGACTCGCCGGACGTGACCTTGAGGCAATTGCCATCGGGCTGGATGAAGTGATGGATGAGCATTATCTGCAGTACCGCGTCCGCAGCGTTGAGTATCTCGGCGAGAAATTAGTGGCTGCGGGAATTCCGATAATCGAACCCCCCGGAGGCCACGCTATATATATTGACGCAAAGCGCTTTCTGCCGGATATTCCGCCCCATCACTATCCGGGGCAGTCAATCGTCTGCGCTCTCTATCTTGAAGGAGGAGTCCGCAGCGTTGAGATCGGAAGCGTGATGTTTGGCAAATATGCTCCGGACGGCAGTCTTATTTCACCGCCGATGGAACTGGTTCGCCTTGCCATACCACGCCGTGTATATACACAGAGCCATGTTGACTTCCTTATTGAAGTTATCATGGAAGTATATAACAAGCGGCATCAGCTCCGCGGGTATGCCATCACCTGGGAAGCCCCTATTCTCAGGCATTTTACCGCGACCTTCAAGCCGCTCTGA
- a CDS encoding anti-sigma factor, protein MSDQEKYNSYIHAYALGCLDKDEFIELTEYLEGSSDFNWVELGEFQNLAALLPSFLQTEDPAASVKNKVAQRLYRLKEEKKLAQAQQQRPVREPAPAPPVPVAAAPKPAPVFEPPQRHHSDSGTGRPTQRTQVEMRSSEPGSERPVEAPPEEFRQDIPQIRIPEVPQEQPAGGGFHLNMDAIDEHIHETTQETPAEPQQYQQEEEPLRQESPHIHHQEEEPQQRIHSTPLLITQTDSPAAPSDQPIIIKKGVPPAFFIIAVLILAGAIYTTYYLLEQKINSLKTGLPAEITRITSEYDAKLVQLDRQQQVLTLLGQSDVLFVKLSPGTGSSAYGKLLYSPSLRQGQLILNDLRIIPPQDQKVYQLWVKGSRSALFIGIEVSSSSTGYIPVSISGDFSKEKSLTFLVTRESVGTTPSAPSKEVELSGTVRISN, encoded by the coding sequence GTGTCAGACCAGGAAAAATACAATTCATATATACACGCTTACGCGCTCGGATGTCTTGATAAAGATGAATTCATTGAACTGACCGAGTATCTTGAAGGCAGCAGCGATTTTAACTGGGTGGAGCTTGGCGAATTCCAGAATCTTGCCGCACTGCTCCCCTCATTCCTGCAGACTGAAGACCCTGCGGCTTCCGTAAAAAATAAAGTAGCCCAGCGTTTATACCGTCTGAAAGAAGAAAAGAAACTGGCTCAGGCACAACAGCAGAGACCGGTACGTGAACCGGCACCTGCGCCTCCCGTGCCTGTGGCTGCTGCTCCCAAGCCAGCCCCGGTATTTGAACCTCCGCAGAGGCATCACTCTGATTCCGGAACAGGCCGTCCAACTCAGCGCACTCAGGTGGAAATGAGAAGTTCCGAGCCCGGTTCAGAACGCCCTGTTGAAGCACCTCCGGAAGAATTCCGCCAGGATATACCGCAGATCAGAATTCCCGAAGTTCCGCAGGAACAGCCGGCGGGCGGCGGATTCCATCTGAACATGGATGCAATTGATGAGCATATCCATGAAACCACGCAGGAGACCCCCGCAGAACCTCAGCAGTATCAGCAGGAAGAAGAACCTCTCCGGCAGGAAAGCCCGCATATACATCATCAGGAGGAGGAACCGCAGCAGCGGATTCACTCTACCCCGCTGCTGATAACCCAGACGGACTCCCCCGCTGCTCCTTCTGATCAGCCCATTATTATTAAAAAAGGTGTGCCGCCTGCGTTTTTTATTATTGCAGTGCTCATTCTGGCAGGAGCAATATATACCACATACTATCTGCTTGAACAGAAAATCAACTCGCTTAAAACAGGCCTGCCTGCTGAAATAACCCGCATTACTTCTGAGTATGATGCCAAACTGGTTCAGCTTGACCGCCAGCAGCAGGTGCTTACCCTGCTTGGACAGTCAGATGTTCTTTTTGTTAAACTCAGTCCGGGAACCGGCAGCAGTGCTTATGGAAAACTGCTCTACAGCCCTTCACTGCGGCAGGGACAGCTCATCCTGAATGATCTCCGCATCATTCCTCCGCAGGATCAGAAAGTGTATCAGCTCTGGGTAAAAGGATCGCGTTCAGCGCTGTTCATCGGTATTGAAGTCTCTTCCAGTTCAACCGGATATATACCAGTGAGTATCAGCGGCGATTTTTCAAAAGAGAAGTCTCTCACTTTCCTTGTGACCCGTGAATCGGTAGGAACCACTCCTTCTGCTCCGTCAAAGGAAGTTGAGCTAAGCGGAACAGTTAGAATTAGTAATTAG
- a CDS encoding UpxY family transcription antiterminator, whose translation MKELLLKEDERAWFALYTKPRSEFKAEMQLKSSGIESYLPSIQKVSVWSDRTKKIRSIIIPSYIFVYTTLKERTLALQQPSIVRCLYEHGRPARIPEWEIENLRSFLNKGEKFIVMNGLVKGAKVRITGGPFAEVTGIIVEESNQKSFAVAIELLNRTIVTHFPDGSMFEVLSRPEETLIT comes from the coding sequence ATGAAAGAACTGTTACTAAAAGAAGATGAACGGGCATGGTTTGCCCTTTATACCAAACCCAGATCGGAATTCAAGGCCGAAATGCAGCTTAAAAGCTCCGGTATTGAATCCTATCTCCCCTCCATTCAGAAAGTAAGCGTCTGGTCTGACCGTACGAAGAAAATCAGAAGCATTATTATTCCCAGCTATATTTTTGTATATACCACACTAAAAGAGCGCACGCTCGCCCTGCAGCAGCCTTCCATTGTCCGCTGCCTCTATGAGCATGGCAGGCCGGCGCGCATTCCCGAGTGGGAAATTGAAAACCTGAGAAGTTTCCTGAACAAGGGAGAAAAATTTATTGTCATGAACGGATTAGTGAAGGGGGCTAAAGTCCGCATTACCGGCGGACCATTTGCCGAGGTCACCGGTATTATCGTAGAAGAATCAAATCAAAAATCATTCGCGGTGGCTATCGAACTGCTGAACCGCACGATCGTAACACACTTCCCTGACGGAAGCATGTTCGAAGTCCTCAGCCGCCCTGAAGAAACCCTTATCACTTAA
- a CDS encoding T9SS type A sorting domain-containing protein, with the protein MKTLFPFLTFLILTVTIHAQMFPPVWQNPLPTGADHNDLVMFSASNFLLAGNGGAITRTANGGTGWVVTNADTLERNITAISFPSPLIGYACGSEGMILKTTDGGATWSEQASGVTGSLWGINFVNNDTGYIAGASGTILKTMDGGATWVSINYGTVTHYLITFISPSTGFLGSTSATTGRLVKTTDAGTTWSDISSLLAGNSGAVRSITFKDALTGLVSTASGLIYRTSDGGTTWTQVFTIGSTTTIIYKTAFADGGFAFASTTTGRIIRSTDDGVTWSIVQTDSRKSLYSLGASGNRVIAAGDAGTILTSTDNGLTFQPLMNAASQEQLQRISFPTVQTGYAVGGSIASGNTFGDLLKTTDGGMTWNKLSFSTTTRIYSVCFLNEQTGYIGSEGPTGLYKTTDGGLNWTALNTGTGVATSIIYDIDFLDANTGFAAYASGQIAKTTDGGSTWTALPAGFGSAACYDIYIASPSVIFALGPGGRISKSVDGGSTFAQMPTLGTTTLYSMHFFNPDTGFVVGSSGKIWKTTNGTNFTEITSPVATTIYVVRFVNRQLGWFGASGGDIYFTLDGGETWNRYPALLGSSQSTRDIQFAEGKMWIAGTDGMILKTNADPTIPVELTSFTAHYTGGTVTLTWVTATETNNAGFEIERNTQSPENDSWHSAGFVPGAGTSTERNIYTFTDQPESDGSVYYRLKQKDLDGSYTYSQVIMINTGAVESFSLGQNYPNPFNPVTMIEFALAAQSEITLKIYDILGKEIATLASGRYQAGRYTIPFDGTNYASGVYIYKLSYGKGQTITKKMTLLK; encoded by the coding sequence ATGAAAACTCTTTTTCCTTTTCTTACTTTTCTCATTCTCACCGTAACAATCCATGCCCAAATGTTTCCGCCTGTCTGGCAGAATCCTCTTCCGACAGGTGCTGATCATAATGATCTTGTCATGTTTTCCGCATCAAACTTTTTGCTGGCAGGAAACGGCGGTGCGATAACCAGAACTGCCAACGGCGGTACCGGCTGGGTCGTAACCAATGCTGATACCCTGGAAAGAAACATTACCGCGATATCCTTTCCTTCCCCTCTTATCGGCTACGCATGCGGATCAGAAGGAATGATACTCAAAACCACTGATGGCGGAGCAACCTGGTCAGAGCAGGCTTCGGGTGTTACCGGTTCGCTTTGGGGCATTAACTTTGTTAATAATGATACCGGTTATATTGCAGGCGCATCCGGAACGATTCTTAAAACCATGGATGGCGGTGCTACCTGGGTTTCTATAAATTATGGAACCGTTACTCATTACCTTATAACCTTTATAAGCCCTTCAACCGGTTTTCTTGGTTCCACCTCCGCAACCACTGGCCGGCTGGTAAAAACAACTGATGCTGGAACTACCTGGAGTGATATCTCTTCACTTCTTGCAGGCAACAGCGGTGCCGTAAGAAGCATTACCTTTAAAGATGCACTGACCGGACTGGTATCAACTGCCTCAGGACTGATTTATCGTACCTCAGATGGCGGTACCACCTGGACCCAGGTATTTACTATCGGTTCCACTACCACCATTATATATAAAACAGCTTTTGCCGACGGCGGATTTGCTTTTGCTTCCACAACTACCGGAAGAATTATCCGTTCTACCGATGACGGGGTTACCTGGTCAATAGTGCAGACAGATTCCCGGAAAAGTCTTTATTCACTTGGCGCCTCCGGCAACAGGGTTATTGCTGCAGGCGATGCCGGAACAATCCTGACCAGTACCGATAACGGCCTGACGTTTCAGCCATTGATGAATGCAGCCAGCCAGGAGCAGTTGCAGCGCATTTCTTTCCCGACAGTACAGACCGGATATGCTGTTGGAGGAAGTATTGCCTCAGGCAACACCTTCGGAGATTTGTTAAAAACCACCGATGGCGGCATGACATGGAATAAACTCTCCTTCTCAACAACAACGCGTATCTATTCTGTCTGTTTCCTTAACGAACAGACCGGATATATCGGGTCTGAAGGTCCGACTGGTCTATATAAAACAACGGACGGCGGACTAAACTGGACGGCTTTGAATACCGGTACCGGTGTTGCAACCAGCATTATTTATGACATTGACTTTCTTGATGCCAATACCGGCTTTGCCGCGTATGCCAGCGGACAGATTGCCAAAACAACGGACGGCGGCTCAACCTGGACTGCTCTTCCTGCCGGCTTTGGCTCTGCTGCATGCTATGATATATATATCGCCAGCCCGTCGGTAATTTTTGCGCTCGGACCAGGCGGCAGAATAAGCAAATCCGTTGACGGCGGCAGTACCTTTGCGCAAATGCCAACACTCGGTACCACAACTCTTTACTCAATGCACTTCTTTAACCCTGATACCGGTTTTGTGGTCGGAAGCTCCGGCAAGATCTGGAAGACCACTAACGGAACCAACTTCACCGAAATTACCAGTCCGGTGGCTACAACCATCTACGTTGTCCGTTTTGTTAACCGGCAGCTCGGCTGGTTTGGCGCCTCAGGCGGTGATATATATTTCACCCTCGACGGAGGTGAAACCTGGAATCGCTATCCCGCATTGCTCGGTTCATCACAGTCAACACGCGATATCCAGTTCGCTGAAGGCAAAATGTGGATTGCCGGCACTGATGGCATGATACTTAAAACCAACGCCGACCCCACCATCCCGGTTGAACTCACTTCATTCACTGCCCATTATACCGGCGGCACAGTAACTCTCACCTGGGTAACCGCAACTGAAACCAATAATGCCGGCTTTGAAATTGAAAGAAACACACAGTCACCAGAGAACGACAGCTGGCACTCAGCCGGATTTGTCCCCGGAGCCGGAACCTCAACAGAGAGGAATATATATACCTTTACCGACCAGCCTGAATCAGACGGCAGTGTTTATTACCGGCTTAAGCAAAAGGATCTGGACGGAAGTTATACCTACTCTCAGGTCATCATGATAAACACCGGAGCTGTTGAATCATTTTCACTTGGCCAGAATTACCCGAATCCTTTTAACCCTGTGACCATGATAGAATTCGCGCTAGCGGCACAAAGTGAAATCACTTTAAAGATATATGACATCCTCGGCAAGGAAATAGCAACACTTGCATCAGGAAGATACCAGGCCGGCAGATATACCATTCCCTTTGACGGTACAAATTATGCAAGCGGAGTGTATATCTATAAACTCAGCTATGGCAAGGGACAGACCATTACAAAGAAGATGACTCTGCTTAAATAA
- a CDS encoding sigma-70 family RNA polymerase sigma factor codes for MAVSYSDLSDADLMQKVAQSDSRALEALYNRYSSILYTLIKKIVGDQALAESVLVDVYVLIWTKIRFYHRESGNAYCWLINLARNKAVDTIRRQKPDQFENYEYTDEYENYFIMPRLSLEIDQLDLATALQIKGNIEEALHKLTDAQQYVIYLAYYEGLTQDEIAAKLKIPVQTVKSKIVIALTNLKDNLLKGGE; via the coding sequence TTGGCAGTCTCTTATTCAGATCTATCAGATGCTGACCTGATGCAGAAGGTCGCCCAGTCAGATTCACGGGCGCTTGAAGCGCTTTATAACCGGTATTCATCCATTCTCTATACTCTCATCAAAAAGATCGTCGGAGATCAGGCGCTGGCTGAATCAGTACTGGTGGATGTTTACGTCCTTATCTGGACAAAGATCCGCTTTTATCACAGGGAAAGCGGAAATGCTTACTGCTGGCTGATTAATCTCGCGCGAAATAAGGCCGTTGATACCATCCGCCGCCAGAAGCCGGATCAGTTTGAGAATTATGAATACACTGATGAATACGAAAATTATTTCATCATGCCCAGGCTTTCTCTTGAAATTGACCAGCTTGATCTTGCGACCGCGCTGCAGATAAAAGGGAATATCGAGGAAGCGCTGCATAAACTTACCGACGCGCAGCAATATGTCATCTATCTTGCCTACTACGAAGGGCTTACACAGGATGAAATTGCTGCTAAACTGAAAATTCCCGTGCAGACGGTGAAATCAAAAATCGTTATAGCACTCACAAACCTGAAGGATAATCTTCTGAAAGGAGGGGAATAA
- a CDS encoding IS110 family transposase yields MKLIKKQLTGKSYSVVNKYAGYDNYLAVDWSQSTMAIAMIRAPYQNRIRVTEHPSSLKQLQQLLKSLSGKTIIALEESSPAHWLFVNLYDYAAKVVICDPYQNRLLTQGPKTDPIDAQKLSTLLYNGMLKETYHAKKEEFELRKYISAYSDLIKRGVRLQNQKTAFLGQDGLSRKTRNLSKAEKESTKFILNQLEEDIQQYEKQKKDFEVLFTGLCKKNKTLKNLMSIPGIGIIGAVTILGTVIDVKRFDSVGKFLAYSGLVTHVKQSGGKTYGHRKGRYSRILKQAFKVAASTCINGENELSALYKDLLKRGVSQHNARNAVARYVARVTFGILKTEKPFISKKTKVKSKK; encoded by the coding sequence ATGAAACTTATAAAAAAACAACTGACCGGCAAAAGTTATTCAGTGGTCAACAAATATGCAGGATACGATAATTATCTTGCCGTTGACTGGTCGCAAAGCACCATGGCAATTGCAATGATAAGAGCACCCTATCAGAACCGTATCCGGGTAACCGAGCACCCAAGCTCTCTGAAGCAGCTTCAGCAACTGCTCAAGAGTCTGTCCGGTAAAACCATTATTGCCTTAGAGGAAAGCTCTCCGGCTCACTGGCTCTTTGTCAATTTGTACGATTACGCTGCAAAAGTGGTTATCTGTGATCCTTATCAGAACCGACTGTTAACCCAGGGGCCAAAGACTGATCCTATTGATGCTCAAAAACTCAGCACCTTGCTTTATAACGGCATGCTCAAGGAAACTTACCATGCAAAGAAAGAAGAATTTGAGTTGCGAAAATATATCAGCGCTTACAGTGATCTGATAAAACGAGGGGTAAGGCTCCAGAATCAGAAAACAGCATTTCTTGGGCAGGACGGACTTTCCCGGAAAACCCGGAATCTTTCTAAAGCAGAGAAAGAAAGTACAAAGTTTATCCTCAACCAACTGGAAGAAGATATTCAGCAGTATGAGAAGCAGAAGAAGGATTTTGAAGTTCTCTTCACCGGGCTGTGTAAGAAAAACAAAACTCTGAAAAACCTGATGAGCATACCTGGTATCGGTATAATTGGTGCAGTAACCATCCTCGGAACGGTTATAGATGTTAAACGCTTCGACAGTGTTGGAAAATTTCTTGCCTACTCCGGATTGGTTACTCACGTTAAACAGAGCGGAGGAAAGACTTACGGGCACAGGAAAGGTCGATACAGCAGAATCCTCAAACAGGCATTTAAGGTTGCTGCTTCAACTTGCATTAACGGTGAGAATGAATTATCGGCTCTTTACAAGGATCTGCTAAAAAGAGGTGTAAGCCAGCACAATGCAAGGAATGCTGTAGCACGGTATGTTGCAAGGGTTACTTTTGGCATTCTCAAAACAGAAAAACCATTTATCAGTAAAAAAACAAAGGTGAAATCCAAGAAGTAA
- a CDS encoding response regulator gives MPVGSPFLAALRQIDIALITGEFSDTSLMLSYSEGIKKITGYTSAEISGLPGRILNIIFPEDSAQVLRSHKNLFAGGEKSVESFLIYRLMSRSGEMIWVKEYLHCEKDPSGERYHITGYLTDISAEKNSEGLLQEEVKKLKEQIASKDRFINILSHDLRAPFTSILGFSEILLNEPALSQKEKNEYLTYIYDASQNQLQFISYLLDWSRLRTGSLRIEPQRLNAAALVYNCVSSLTGNAIRKNIEIRVDVRSDLYIEADERLITQAIVNLLNNAIKFSYEESVIEIIAGTFNESQVEFIVKDNGVGIPQDEQQKLFNLEKNFSKEGTRGEKGSGFGLAFVKEIITNHSGDIWFYSEEGSGSEFHFTVPIPSNTMLIVLKDHAEAEHLEEAVKATFPDFTVFNAQNGYDAITIITDKHPNLVITDHNMPLMTGIQLIEAIKKGESGLKSPFVVLLDEVNSDTENKYFKLGVRHVLTKPYKNEQMVKALRSILA, from the coding sequence ATGCCGGTTGGTTCACCGTTTTTAGCTGCGCTCAGGCAAATTGATATCGCTCTGATAACAGGAGAGTTTTCTGACACCTCCCTGATGCTTAGCTATTCAGAGGGTATCAAGAAGATAACCGGCTATACCTCAGCCGAAATCAGCGGGCTCCCGGGCCGTATCCTGAATATCATTTTTCCGGAAGATTCAGCTCAGGTGCTCAGAAGCCACAAAAACCTTTTTGCGGGGGGAGAAAAATCCGTCGAGTCATTTCTTATTTACCGGCTGATGTCAAGATCGGGGGAGATGATCTGGGTCAAGGAGTATCTGCACTGTGAAAAGGATCCTTCCGGAGAGCGGTATCATATCACCGGCTACCTGACCGATATTTCCGCGGAAAAAAACAGCGAGGGGCTGCTGCAGGAAGAGGTAAAAAAACTGAAAGAGCAGATTGCCTCTAAAGACCGGTTTATTAATATCCTTTCACATGATCTACGCGCCCCTTTCACCAGCATACTCGGCTTTTCTGAAATCCTGCTGAATGAACCGGCCCTCTCCCAGAAGGAAAAGAACGAATACCTTACCTATATATACGATGCATCTCAGAATCAGCTGCAGTTTATCAGCTACTTGCTGGACTGGTCCCGCCTTCGCACAGGCTCGCTCCGCATTGAACCTCAGCGGCTGAATGCCGCGGCCCTGGTTTATAACTGCGTCAGCTCACTGACCGGCAACGCCATCAGAAAGAACATTGAAATCCGTGTTGATGTCCGGAGCGACCTCTATATCGAAGCTGATGAGCGGCTGATTACTCAGGCAATTGTCAATCTCCTGAATAATGCCATTAAATTTTCGTACGAGGAATCGGTTATTGAAATCATTGCCGGTACCTTTAATGAGTCCCAGGTTGAGTTTATCGTCAAGGATAACGGTGTGGGCATACCGCAGGATGAACAGCAAAAACTTTTTAACCTTGAAAAGAATTTTTCCAAGGAAGGCACCAGAGGAGAAAAAGGCAGCGGATTCGGGCTGGCATTCGTCAAAGAGATTATCACCAATCACAGCGGTGATATCTGGTTTTATTCTGAGGAAGGAAGCGGATCGGAGTTTCACTTCACCGTACCCATCCCCTCTAACACAATGCTTATCGTTCTGAAAGACCACGCTGAAGCTGAACACCTGGAAGAAGCGGTCAAAGCAACGTTCCCTGATTTTACGGTATTTAACGCTCAGAATGGATACGATGCTATTACCATCATAACTGACAAGCACCCGAACCTGGTTATCACCGATCATAATATGCCGCTGATGACCGGCATTCAGTTAATCGAAGCCATAAAAAAAGGAGAAAGCGGGCTAAAATCGCCTTTTGTGGTTCTTCTTGATGAGGTAAATTCCGATACGGAAAATAAATATTTCAAACTCGGGGTTCGGCATGTATTAACCAAACCCTACAAAAATGAGCAGATGGTAAAAGCTCTCCGCTCAATTCTCGCTTAG